One region of Planctomycetaceae bacterium genomic DNA includes:
- a CDS encoding DUF3987 domain-containing protein: protein MNVLPKVIRDQVLSLARSIGCDPSCVVLPALTVCAGVIGNAPRLRVKRSWFAPPIISSAAIGEIGTQKSPPLCAVVKPLKSRQRKQIAVYRSDMAKYEDDLAAYKRRLKEWTESEEGCLWYC from the coding sequence GTGAATGTCCTTCCCAAAGTCATTCGAGACCAGGTCCTCAGCCTTGCCCGTTCCATCGGTTGCGATCCGTCATGCGTGGTTCTGCCGGCACTCACAGTCTGTGCTGGCGTCATCGGGAACGCTCCCCGACTTCGAGTCAAACGAAGCTGGTTCGCCCCACCGATTATCAGTTCGGCTGCCATCGGTGAAATTGGCACTCAGAAATCACCGCCACTGTGCGCCGTCGTCAAACCGCTGAAGTCTCGGCAGCGAAAGCAAATTGCAGTGTATCGATCGGACATGGCCAAATACGAAGACGACCTGGCCGCGTACAAGCGTCGGTTGAAGGAATGGACCGAATCCGAGGAAGGCTGCCTCTGGTATTGCTGA
- a CDS encoding 4Fe-4S binding protein — MRRRVVSAAMAAMSGVILAAALAHAPLNPFPLRWFTALSLTFGVVLFAISVLLFLTTFDQGRSAAILRLDWYGPVLRRLTTRRTASYALPGRLLRRLIPVALQSDRATKRRGLIRRTLRRMGISWLASPFRRVVQAGCLAAFFVLFFVVCWPYDARPKSPGARFPGWEFQEFDQQTGDLMLAGTISGETSVRAGDILFAVDAGSSGRPQMCAGSFQVGSFSGHAIRLIPHDELTPEAFDAFFTSNGPWTLHADDPAAWHSHYADNLARKEVIPAEFFLLIDPLVSISTAVASRSWVWSLVSAAAILLVCALVPRGFCGYLCPLGTTIDLFDWAVGKRVARFRFPDGGWWVHIKYYLLAGTLICAVFGVLVSGYFAAIPVITRGMLFAIDPIQNGSVRGWHLVPSMNSGHFISLVLFAAVLCLGFLRPRFWCKYVCPSGAVFSLANVFRLTERKVESSCINCNKCVEICPFDAIKPDYTTRTTDCTMCESCGGVCPTEAIKFVERWNFVELKTENDPSTNETALGRRGFLSLAGGSAAAVAGGLGLAGITKTFGANLHSATAFRPVRPPGSVPEQQFLQMCIRCGECFKACPNNVLQPEGFQQGLEGLWSPMVVADWAGCESSCNACGQVCPTGAIRSLPLEEKKAARMGLAIVNETTCLPFAGREACDLCVQECNAAGYDAIEFTQVGVQTDRNGAPVEGTGYQAPVVLADRCVGCGLCQTRCHAINVRERKLLSDSAIIIAAGDGREDRLMHGSYVQRRIDEQAAATDVLKQPSETEYFVPDSGIAPASSGSSPVIDTDDPFGISADQH; from the coding sequence ATGAGACGACGAGTCGTCTCCGCTGCGATGGCTGCGATGTCCGGGGTGATTCTTGCGGCCGCGCTGGCGCATGCTCCGCTGAATCCTTTTCCGCTGCGTTGGTTCACCGCGCTGAGTCTGACATTCGGTGTTGTGCTCTTCGCGATCTCGGTCCTGTTGTTCCTGACGACATTTGATCAGGGGCGATCCGCAGCCATTCTGCGACTGGACTGGTATGGACCGGTCCTGCGACGGCTTACCACGCGACGAACAGCTTCGTATGCCCTGCCGGGCCGATTGCTGCGAAGACTGATTCCAGTTGCGCTGCAGTCCGATCGGGCAACAAAACGCCGCGGCCTGATCCGCAGAACGCTGCGACGAATGGGTATCTCATGGCTGGCTTCACCTTTTCGACGAGTCGTTCAGGCCGGCTGTCTCGCGGCTTTTTTCGTCCTGTTCTTCGTCGTCTGCTGGCCGTACGACGCCCGTCCAAAATCGCCGGGGGCAAGATTTCCCGGCTGGGAGTTTCAGGAATTTGATCAGCAGACCGGCGACCTCATGCTTGCCGGAACAATCTCCGGAGAAACAAGCGTGCGCGCCGGTGACATCCTCTTTGCGGTCGACGCCGGCAGTTCCGGCCGGCCGCAGATGTGTGCCGGTTCGTTCCAGGTTGGCAGCTTCTCGGGTCACGCAATTCGCCTCATTCCGCATGACGAACTGACTCCCGAGGCCTTCGATGCGTTCTTTACGAGCAATGGTCCCTGGACACTTCATGCAGACGACCCCGCCGCCTGGCATTCGCATTACGCCGACAATCTTGCCCGCAAGGAAGTCATTCCCGCCGAGTTTTTTCTGTTGATCGATCCGCTGGTGAGCATTTCAACGGCGGTGGCTTCTCGCAGCTGGGTCTGGTCATTGGTTTCCGCGGCCGCGATTCTCCTGGTGTGCGCGCTCGTCCCGCGCGGTTTCTGTGGCTACCTGTGCCCGCTGGGAACGACGATCGATTTGTTCGACTGGGCTGTTGGAAAGCGGGTGGCCAGGTTTCGGTTTCCCGACGGCGGCTGGTGGGTTCACATCAAGTACTATCTGCTGGCCGGCACGCTGATTTGCGCGGTGTTCGGAGTGCTTGTTTCCGGCTACTTCGCGGCCATTCCGGTGATCACGCGAGGAATGTTGTTTGCCATCGATCCGATTCAGAACGGTTCGGTGCGTGGCTGGCATCTTGTGCCATCGATGAATTCGGGACATTTCATTTCACTGGTGTTGTTTGCCGCAGTGCTGTGTCTCGGTTTCCTGCGTCCGAGGTTCTGGTGCAAATACGTCTGTCCCAGCGGCGCCGTGTTTTCACTGGCAAACGTGTTTCGTCTCACGGAACGGAAAGTCGAATCGTCGTGCATCAACTGCAACAAATGCGTCGAAATCTGCCCGTTTGACGCGATCAAGCCGGACTACACGACTCGCACAACGGACTGCACGATGTGCGAATCCTGCGGCGGCGTCTGTCCGACAGAAGCCATCAAATTTGTCGAGCGATGGAATTTCGTCGAACTGAAAACGGAAAACGATCCGTCCACGAATGAAACAGCTCTTGGCCGGCGAGGATTCCTTTCCCTTGCCGGAGGAAGCGCCGCGGCGGTTGCCGGTGGGCTTGGTCTGGCCGGCATCACGAAGACTTTCGGCGCAAACCTGCACTCCGCCACCGCGTTCCGACCCGTTCGTCCGCCCGGCAGCGTACCCGAGCAGCAGTTCCTGCAAATGTGCATTCGTTGCGGGGAATGCTTCAAGGCGTGTCCGAACAATGTCCTGCAGCCGGAAGGATTCCAGCAGGGCCTGGAAGGACTCTGGTCACCAATGGTTGTCGCCGACTGGGCCGGTTGCGAATCCAGTTGTAACGCCTGCGGCCAGGTTTGTCCGACCGGGGCAATTCGATCACTTCCGCTGGAAGAAAAGAAAGCGGCTCGGATGGGCCTGGCGATTGTCAACGAAACCACGTGCCTGCCTTTCGCCGGTCGCGAAGCCTGTGATCTTTGCGTCCAGGAATGTAACGCCGCCGGGTACGACGCGATTGAATTCACGCAGGTAGGCGTTCAGACCGACAGAAACGGCGCTCCTGTCGAAGGCACAGGTTACCAGGCTCCCGTCGTGCTGGCTGACCGGTGTGTTGGCTGCGGACTCTGCCAAACGCGTTGCCACGCCATCAATGTCCGGGAACGAAAGCTGTTGTCGGATTCTGCGATCATCATTGCGGCCGGCGACGGTCGCGAAGATCGCCTGATGCACGGTTCCTACGTGCAACGGCGGATCGATGAACAGGCAGCAGCAACCGATGTTCTGAAACAGCCTTCTGAAACGGAATACTTCGTTCCTGATTCAGGCATCGCACCAGCCTCCTCTGGAAGTTCACCAGTGATCGACACGGACGATCCATTCGGAATATCAGCTGATCAGCACTGA
- a CDS encoding FMN-binding protein: MSDSRYRMVCRGALIGSVLTIVALIPGRGDAAAQDTIEFLNGSRASGQVKQIRKDARELDFESTIGRRTFTRTYSFSRIHAVTLNGERHVLTPLAAAREDSLPVRSADEVRAIIDAAGATPPDWFEATKLEYPETLDLSWPLKPPTKTWESQKNVGQYIWSVINENPGRWHSGIKLVHHCLTLHRDDSVLLQRDMRTLGSMYFTLLQDYPRAAFWFEKASPSVARADGIHLAECYWRLGNQQMAMDMLRGQSLSMGAIKLYGDMGAIDEAVRLADRFQNYSNSYDAFLLAGDALRRAGRLDDAVTYYQKVIESDSFRNEEYETRLKGRARDSIDAIRLFDRADVTKVADGTYSGDSIGYNGRLEIEVKVAAGKIERLEVTAHQEKQYYASLTDTPSQIIRLQSIHGVDATSGATITSQAIVNATARALARGAK; the protein is encoded by the coding sequence ATGTCTGATTCGCGATATCGAATGGTCTGTCGAGGTGCTCTCATCGGCTCCGTGCTGACGATCGTCGCTCTCATTCCTGGTCGTGGCGACGCTGCGGCTCAGGACACGATCGAGTTTCTGAACGGGTCCAGGGCGAGTGGCCAGGTAAAGCAGATCCGGAAGGACGCCAGGGAGCTGGACTTTGAATCGACGATCGGCCGGCGAACATTTACGCGGACGTATTCGTTCAGCAGGATCCACGCCGTCACGCTTAACGGGGAACGTCACGTGCTGACACCGCTTGCAGCAGCGCGCGAAGACAGTCTGCCGGTGCGGTCGGCCGACGAAGTGCGTGCCATCATCGACGCGGCCGGAGCCACGCCTCCGGATTGGTTCGAAGCGACGAAACTGGAATATCCCGAAACTCTCGACCTGTCCTGGCCACTGAAGCCGCCCACGAAGACCTGGGAAAGCCAGAAAAACGTGGGTCAGTACATCTGGTCGGTTATTAACGAGAACCCCGGTCGCTGGCATTCCGGCATCAAGCTTGTGCATCACTGCCTGACTCTTCACAGGGACGATTCGGTTCTCCTGCAGCGCGACATGCGGACGCTCGGATCGATGTACTTCACGCTGCTGCAGGACTATCCGCGCGCTGCGTTCTGGTTTGAAAAGGCGAGTCCCAGCGTCGCGCGCGCCGACGGAATTCACCTTGCCGAGTGCTACTGGCGACTTGGCAATCAGCAGATGGCGATGGACATGCTGCGCGGCCAGTCGCTGTCAATGGGGGCTATCAAACTGTACGGCGACATGGGTGCGATCGACGAAGCAGTCAGACTAGCTGATCGCTTTCAGAATTACTCGAACAGCTACGATGCGTTTCTGCTGGCCGGAGACGCTCTTCGACGGGCGGGACGACTTGACGATGCCGTGACGTACTATCAGAAGGTGATTGAGTCCGACAGCTTTCGCAACGAAGAGTATGAAACCCGCCTGAAGGGACGCGCCCGCGACAGCATCGACGCCATTCGTCTGTTCGACAGGGCGGATGTCACGAAGGTCGCGGACGGTACGTATTCCGGAGACAGCATCGGCTACAACGGCCGCCTCGAAATCGAAGTCAAAGTCGCCGCCGGAAAGATCGAACGGCTTGAAGTCACCGCTCACCAGGAGAAACAGTACTACGCATCACTGACCGATACGCCGAGTCAGATCATCCGTCTGCAGAGCATTCACGGAGTCGATGCCACCAGCGGGGCCACGATCACCTCGCAGGCCATCGTGAACGCGACGGCCCGCGCGCTGGCCAGGGGTGCGAAATGA
- a CDS encoding response regulator — MQAEPNSLKDHPAYRFNELALQLGAYAALFSSGTELFAYGGNVGRQMAAADAALAVLFLILRHRLRFVRTPAQLDLVVTCAIIPTFLLHVWPLVLAPAAESPAGITCLIVTTGLLYFSTAVFLGSVFFGAAVWVAGQHFSGLEGSGRDLMHLFVTAPTCAVVVRLSARHVYASLTAERKLRRESEARLVEAQKNESLGLMAGGVAHDFNNVLQAINTFAEVIQATSAEPAIQETATQITKAASNAADICGQMLLYCGKSPVRREIVDVGSLANDLQALLKASVRENVSLRFECHSKVPLTVMANAGQIRQVLMNLVANAADATQPVGGNVSVSICERIVSDESEEQAGSTAGRPLTDGRYVAINVNDDGCGIDDETLALMFDPYFTTKPSGHGFGLAVVLGIVRTHGGTIHVHSSRDAETTITVLLPAVAPEKSEPEETAFVSEPAGRATERRILIVDDDDLVRRSLKQLLTGMQFDVTGVEDGAAAMELLQCDRKFDVILMDYVMPQRNGVQVTRELRRNGVRIPVILCSGLVNETHNPEIFEIFEGRLEKPFRSETLRSSIEMVLNRKTREGGFNAASTNVPSRPPVPTEVH, encoded by the coding sequence ATGCAAGCCGAACCGAATTCCCTGAAGGACCATCCTGCCTATCGATTCAATGAGCTGGCGTTACAACTGGGAGCGTACGCTGCCCTGTTCTCGTCGGGAACAGAGCTGTTCGCGTATGGCGGAAATGTCGGCAGGCAAATGGCCGCCGCCGACGCAGCTCTGGCGGTTCTGTTCTTGATTCTCCGACATCGGCTGCGGTTCGTGCGAACGCCGGCTCAGCTCGATCTTGTGGTCACGTGTGCGATCATCCCGACGTTTCTGCTGCATGTGTGGCCGCTGGTGTTGGCGCCCGCGGCGGAATCTCCGGCGGGAATCACCTGTCTGATCGTGACAACGGGTCTGCTGTATTTTTCGACGGCAGTATTTCTCGGCTCAGTATTCTTCGGTGCTGCTGTCTGGGTGGCGGGACAGCACTTCAGTGGTTTGGAAGGTTCCGGGCGAGACCTGATGCATCTGTTCGTGACGGCACCGACATGTGCTGTCGTTGTTCGGCTGTCAGCGCGCCACGTCTACGCGTCGCTGACTGCGGAAAGGAAACTGCGCCGGGAATCTGAAGCCCGGCTGGTCGAGGCACAGAAGAACGAAAGCCTGGGACTGATGGCCGGCGGCGTAGCGCATGACTTCAACAATGTGCTGCAGGCGATCAATACCTTCGCCGAGGTGATTCAGGCCACGTCCGCCGAGCCGGCTATTCAGGAAACCGCCACACAGATCACAAAGGCCGCATCCAACGCCGCCGACATCTGTGGCCAGATGCTGCTCTATTGCGGAAAGTCGCCCGTCCGGCGTGAAATTGTCGACGTGGGCTCGCTGGCCAACGATCTGCAGGCACTGCTGAAGGCGTCGGTCAGGGAGAACGTTAGTCTGCGATTTGAATGCCATTCAAAGGTCCCGCTGACGGTCATGGCCAATGCCGGTCAGATCCGGCAGGTGCTGATGAATCTCGTCGCCAATGCAGCCGATGCCACGCAGCCTGTCGGTGGCAACGTGTCGGTATCGATCTGCGAACGGATTGTGTCTGACGAATCCGAAGAACAGGCTGGAAGCACGGCCGGCAGACCTCTGACCGACGGCCGTTACGTGGCGATTAACGTTAACGACGACGGATGCGGAATTGACGACGAAACGCTTGCGCTCATGTTTGATCCGTACTTTACGACGAAGCCGTCCGGTCATGGTTTCGGACTGGCGGTCGTCCTGGGCATCGTGCGAACTCACGGCGGGACGATTCACGTTCACAGCTCACGCGACGCCGAGACAACGATCACAGTGCTTCTGCCGGCGGTCGCGCCGGAAAAGAGCGAGCCCGAAGAAACTGCATTCGTCAGCGAGCCGGCCGGGCGCGCGACGGAGCGTCGGATTCTGATTGTTGATGATGACGACCTGGTTCGCCGGTCATTGAAACAGCTGCTGACCGGGATGCAGTTTGACGTCACAGGCGTCGAAGACGGCGCGGCAGCGATGGAATTGCTGCAATGCGACCGAAAGTTTGACGTCATCCTGATGGACTACGTGATGCCGCAGCGAAATGGCGTCCAGGTCACACGTGAACTTCGCAGGAACGGCGTCCGCATTCCCGTGATTCTGTGCAGCGGATTGGTCAATGAAACGCACAACCCCGAGATCTTTGAAATCTTCGAAGGCCGTCTGGAAAAGCCGTTCCGCAGCGAAACCCTCCGATCCTCGATCGAAATGGTGCTGAACCGAAAGACCCGCGAGGGCGGCTTCAATGCCGCGTCCACAAACGTGCCGTCACGTCCGCCAGTCCCGACCGAAGTTCACTGA
- a CDS encoding N-acetyltransferase family protein: MTFDTAQIRIRYAVPGDAEAITEIYNEAILTTTSTFDTEPQSVEERKSWLLSHGPTHPIFVAEYRREIVGWGSLSKWSERPAYNGTAETSFYVREEYRGRGIGRLLKQATIDEARKLGFHTLLARVAEGSEASLHLNESLGFTRVGTMKEVGHKFGRHLDVHLLQIMLD, encoded by the coding sequence ATGACATTCGACACTGCGCAGATTCGCATCCGGTATGCTGTACCGGGGGATGCCGAGGCCATTACGGAGATCTACAACGAAGCGATCCTGACAACGACTTCAACATTTGACACGGAGCCGCAGTCCGTCGAAGAACGCAAGTCGTGGCTCCTCAGTCACGGGCCGACTCATCCGATTTTCGTCGCGGAATATCGACGAGAGATTGTCGGCTGGGGTTCCCTCTCGAAGTGGTCCGAACGTCCTGCCTACAACGGAACAGCCGAGACATCATTCTACGTCAGGGAGGAATACCGAGGTCGCGGAATTGGTCGCCTCCTGAAGCAGGCGACAATCGATGAAGCCAGGAAGCTCGGATTTCATACACTGCTTGCCAGGGTGGCGGAAGGCAGCGAGGCCAGCCTTCATCTGAATGAATCGCTCGGCTTTACGCGCGTCGGCACCATGAAGGAGGTCGGCCACAAATTCGGCCGGCATCTGGACGTGCACTTGCTTCAGATCATGCTCGACTGA